The following coding sequences are from one Flexibacter flexilis DSM 6793 window:
- a CDS encoding sugar MFS transporter, translated as MAISAPSGGAAQATAHDPQANYTPALSSLITLFFMMGFITCFNDILIPYLKILFGLNYTEVMLINTCFFGAYFFMSIPSGKIAEKLGYKKAMIIGFLVASLGCFLFYPAAAMRVYALFLVALFILATGITLLQTAGNPYVAVLGSPETASSRLTLTQAFNSLATTIAPVVGATLVLKSLPATPEILNGISDFTKLNSSQQEAYNSFIASINISTLQNTYLALAGVFIVIAVIMGLMKLPQITGADVETGQQDSKHSSAWSYKHLVLGAVGIFTYVGAEVAIGSFLVNYLGQPEVMGLKEHEAGHWVSYYWGGAMVGRFLASYVLTRINPAKVLTFNALTAAGLVIATMILGGTLSAYTILAVGLMNSLMFPTIFTLALKGLGKYTDQGSGILCTAIVGGAIVPLLQGFFADSIGIRFAFFLPVLCYLYIAYYGAKGHATDAE; from the coding sequence ATGGCAATTTCTGCACCATCGGGCGGAGCGGCACAAGCGACCGCACACGACCCACAAGCAAATTACACCCCTGCCCTTTCTTCGCTGATTACCCTGTTTTTCATGATGGGTTTTATCACGTGCTTCAACGACATTCTGATTCCGTATTTGAAAATCCTTTTCGGCCTCAACTACACGGAAGTAATGCTCATTAATACGTGTTTCTTTGGGGCGTATTTCTTTATGTCCATTCCGTCGGGCAAAATCGCCGAAAAACTTGGCTACAAAAAAGCCATGATTATCGGTTTCTTAGTGGCCAGTTTGGGTTGCTTTTTATTTTATCCTGCGGCAGCGATGCGCGTTTATGCCCTGTTTTTGGTAGCCTTATTTATTTTAGCCACAGGCATTACGCTTTTGCAAACAGCTGGTAATCCGTATGTTGCTGTGCTTGGCTCGCCTGAAACGGCTTCGAGCCGCCTGACGCTTACGCAAGCGTTCAACTCTTTGGCTACTACCATTGCACCTGTGGTTGGTGCTACATTGGTACTCAAAAGCCTGCCAGCTACACCCGAAATACTCAACGGCATTTCGGATTTTACGAAGCTCAACAGCAGCCAACAAGAAGCTTATAACAGCTTTATTGCTTCTATCAATATCTCTACTTTGCAAAATACCTATTTGGCGTTGGCGGGTGTGTTTATTGTGATTGCCGTGATTATGGGCTTAATGAAATTGCCACAAATTACGGGTGCAGACGTAGAAACGGGCCAACAAGACAGCAAGCACAGCAGCGCGTGGAGCTACAAACACCTTGTTTTGGGTGCGGTTGGCATCTTTACTTATGTGGGTGCGGAAGTGGCTATCGGTAGTTTTTTGGTGAATTATTTGGGACAACCCGAAGTAATGGGCTTGAAAGAACACGAAGCGGGTCACTGGGTATCATACTATTGGGGTGGCGCGATGGTTGGCCGTTTTTTGGCCTCTTATGTGCTCACACGCATTAACCCTGCTAAAGTTCTCACATTCAATGCGTTGACTGCGGCTGGCTTGGTAATTGCTACGATGATTTTGGGCGGCACTTTGTCGGCTTACACTATTTTGGCAGTAGGCTTGATGAACTCGCTCATGTTCCCTACCATCTTTACTTTGGCTCTCAAAGGCTTAGGCAAATACACCGACCAAGGCTCTGGCATTTTGTGTACGGCCATCGTGGGCGGTGCGATTGTGCCATTGTTGCAAGGTTTCTTTGCCGACTCTATCGGTATTCGTTTTGCGTTTTTCTTGCCTGTGTTGTGCTACCTTTACATTGCCTATTATGGCGCGAAAGGTCATGCCACTGATGCGGAATAA
- a CDS encoding SOS response-associated peptidase, with the protein MCYHYKPATEAKRIESRFKATPKMPLGDAQMTNGYSYPNMPVILNTSPQFVTLAKWGLVPFFAKDEQEFLKKANTLNAKIETLESLNSYKNYVENRCLVLAESFKEWKHETVNGKLFKIPYEIETADNLPFAMAGIYSIRNDIYTFTILTTEANDLMDEIHNTKRRMPVILGHQEESLWLNREPLKPYYNRNEIRLVAERI; encoded by the coding sequence ATGTGCTACCATTATAAACCTGCGACGGAGGCCAAACGAATTGAATCGCGTTTTAAAGCGACACCCAAAATGCCGCTTGGTGATGCGCAAATGACCAACGGTTATTCGTACCCGAATATGCCTGTTATCTTAAATACTTCCCCGCAATTTGTTACGTTGGCCAAGTGGGGATTAGTGCCATTTTTTGCCAAAGACGAACAAGAATTTTTGAAAAAAGCCAATACACTCAACGCCAAAATTGAGACACTGGAATCGCTTAATTCCTACAAAAATTACGTTGAAAATAGATGTTTGGTACTGGCCGAAAGTTTTAAAGAATGGAAGCATGAAACCGTAAATGGGAAACTTTTTAAAATTCCGTATGAGATAGAAACTGCGGATAATTTGCCTTTTGCGATGGCAGGTATTTATAGTATCCGAAATGATATTTATACGTTTACAATTCTGACCACAGAAGCCAATGATTTAATGGACGAAATACATAATACAAAACGACGAATGCCTGTTATTTTGGGTCATCAAGAAGAATCGCTTTGGCTGAACAGAGAGCCGCTAAAGCCGTATTATAACCGCAATGAAATTAGATTAGTGGCCGAGCGTATTTGA
- a CDS encoding LIC_13387 family protein, producing the protein MKLYKIGSVAFIVLGALHLVAHFAGNANPSSEILAVLRQMKNLKIELLGTHDFLKFHNGFSIMMGFLLSVFGFQNLMIADVVTKKLLISSIVITIILLLLSMLYFHLLATAFFAISLICYLIFYKQIS; encoded by the coding sequence ATGAAACTTTACAAAATTGGCTCTGTGGCTTTTATCGTTTTGGGTGCGTTGCATTTGGTGGCACATTTTGCAGGAAATGCCAACCCAAGCTCCGAAATATTGGCGGTGCTCCGGCAAATGAAAAATCTTAAAATTGAGCTTTTGGGCACACATGATTTCTTGAAATTTCATAACGGTTTCAGTATTATGATGGGTTTTTTACTCTCGGTTTTTGGTTTTCAAAATCTTATGATTGCCGATGTGGTTACCAAAAAATTGTTGATTTCGAGTATTGTAATCACCATTATATTATTGTTGTTGTCAATGCTATATTTTCATCTTTTAGCAACGGCATTTTTTGCCATTTCCCTAATCTGCTATTTGATTTTTTATAAACAAATTTCCTAA
- a CDS encoding Crp/Fnr family transcriptional regulator yields the protein MNTPFYDKLQSLLQMEKEPFTELYSLMQSQEIKRNEFVLKEGEICKFIGLVNNGSLRTFYVNEHAEEVNFLFHFNQKIEDIVFTDYESFLLSTPSKLNIQALENCTVYFIFQEDWQNLCNKNIYWQMFSKKMTEKAYLSAKKRVEDLLYYSPENRYIKLIQDNPLIFQKISQRHLASYLGVTPQSLSRIRKRISINYL from the coding sequence ATGAATACACCATTTTACGACAAACTACAATCACTTTTGCAAATGGAAAAAGAACCATTTACGGAACTTTATTCGTTAATGCAATCCCAAGAAATAAAAAGAAATGAGTTTGTTTTGAAAGAAGGAGAAATTTGTAAATTTATTGGATTGGTTAATAATGGTTCGCTAAGAACTTTTTATGTAAATGAGCATGCGGAAGAAGTAAATTTTTTATTTCATTTTAATCAAAAAATAGAAGATATTGTTTTTACAGATTACGAAAGTTTTTTGTTAAGTACACCTTCAAAACTCAATATACAAGCCTTAGAAAATTGTACAGTTTATTTTATATTTCAAGAAGATTGGCAAAATCTTTGTAATAAAAATATTTATTGGCAAATGTTTTCTAAAAAAATGACCGAAAAAGCATATCTATCTGCTAAAAAAAGAGTGGAAGATTTACTTTATTATTCACCCGAAAATAGGTACATTAAACTTATACAGGACAATCCACTTATATTCCAAAAAATCTCGCAACGACATCTTGCCAGCTATTTGGGCGTTACGCCCCAGTCGTTGAGCCGAATCCGAAAACGCATTAGCATTAATTACCTTTAG
- the gcvT gene encoding glycine cleavage system aminomethyltransferase GcvT, with protein METTQELKKVALNDLHVQLGAKMVPFAGYNMPVRYSSDLEEHHTVRNGVGVFDVSHMGEFVLRGKNALDLVQLVTSNDASKLTDGKIQYSCLPNHTGGIVDDLLVYRMSEEEYFLVVNASNIEKDWNWISEHNRFGVEMENVSDQLSLFAVQGPKAIAALQTLTDLNLSEIEYYTFRKGTLAGVNDVLISATGYTGAGGFEIYVRNEDALTIWNAIFAAGAAEGIKPIGLGARDTLRLEMGFCLYGNDIDDTTSPIEAGLGWITKFTKNFNNSEALLAQKNNGTARKLVGFEMVERGIPRGHYDLQDADGNLIGQVTSGTQSPTLGIGIGMGYVQTAFSKPDSEIFVNVRGKAIRAKVVKLPFIKK; from the coding sequence ATGGAAACAACTCAAGAACTTAAAAAAGTGGCTCTCAACGACCTACACGTACAGTTGGGCGCGAAAATGGTTCCTTTTGCAGGCTACAATATGCCTGTGCGTTATAGCTCCGATTTGGAAGAGCATCACACCGTGCGCAATGGCGTAGGCGTGTTTGATGTCTCGCACATGGGCGAGTTTGTGTTACGTGGCAAAAATGCGCTGGATTTGGTGCAATTAGTTACTTCCAACGACGCTTCCAAACTCACCGACGGCAAAATTCAGTATTCATGTTTGCCCAACCACACAGGCGGCATCGTGGACGATTTGTTGGTGTACCGCATGAGCGAAGAAGAGTATTTTTTGGTGGTAAATGCTTCCAACATCGAAAAAGATTGGAACTGGATTAGCGAACATAACCGTTTTGGGGTGGAAATGGAAAACGTTTCTGACCAATTGAGTTTGTTTGCCGTGCAAGGCCCCAAAGCCATTGCGGCGTTGCAAACACTCACGGACCTAAATCTTTCCGAAATCGAATATTATACTTTCCGCAAAGGCACATTGGCGGGCGTAAATGATGTCCTCATCTCGGCTACTGGCTACACTGGCGCGGGTGGTTTTGAGATTTATGTACGCAACGAAGACGCGCTCACGATTTGGAACGCCATTTTTGCAGCAGGCGCAGCCGAAGGCATTAAGCCGATTGGTTTGGGCGCACGCGATACTTTGCGTTTGGAAATGGGTTTTTGCTTGTACGGCAACGACATCGACGACACTACCTCGCCTATCGAAGCGGGCTTGGGCTGGATTACCAAATTCACCAAAAACTTCAACAATTCCGAAGCACTTTTGGCACAGAAAAACAACGGAACGGCTCGCAAACTTGTTGGTTTTGAGATGGTAGAGCGTGGCATTCCGCGCGGACACTACGATTTGCAAGACGCAGACGGTAACCTTATCGGGCAAGTAACATCGGGTACGCAGTCCCCAACACTGGGCATCGGTATCGGCATGGGCTACGTGCAAACTGCTTTCAGTAAGCCAGATTCCGAGATTTTTGTAAATGTTCGCGGCAAAGCTATTCGCGCCAAAGTCGTGAAACTGCCGTTTATCAAAAAATAA
- a CDS encoding FAD-dependent monooxygenase: MKETVTIIGAGIGGLTTALTLKQKGLSCKVFEAAPEIKPVGAGIIIANNAMQIFRKLGVHEQIEAAGNRISYMKITDAQLNCISVADLRAYEQQYGVHNIAIHRGELQKTLADAFGYQHIMLSKRLSKIEKSDAFKLTFEDYSTTQTKFLIGADGLKSKVRNQLFEPSTLRNANQKCWRGICEIDLPEKYHHELNEAWGKGKRFGFVKISDKKVYWYALENAKNTELVQINLSENFKEFHADILKIIAATPKEKIIASDIIDLSPIDQWQRENVCLIGDAAHATTPNLGQGACQAVEDAYVLGKLLDSGIALENAFKEYENMRRKKAHAIVKTSWAIGKMAHWENDFGIWFRNFAMKNTPKFLNKKQLDMIFKID; the protein is encoded by the coding sequence ATGAAAGAAACAGTTACTATTATCGGAGCAGGAATTGGCGGTTTGACTACTGCCCTGACGCTGAAACAGAAGGGTTTGTCTTGCAAAGTATTTGAGGCCGCACCCGAAATAAAACCTGTGGGGGCGGGCATTATTATTGCCAATAATGCCATGCAGATTTTTAGAAAATTGGGTGTGCATGAGCAAATAGAGGCCGCAGGAAATCGGATTTCTTATATGAAAATTACGGATGCGCAACTGAACTGCATTTCTGTCGCGGACTTGCGTGCGTATGAGCAACAATATGGCGTTCATAATATTGCGATTCACAGAGGCGAACTGCAAAAGACATTGGCAGATGCGTTTGGTTACCAGCATATTATGTTATCCAAAAGACTTTCTAAAATCGAAAAATCAGACGCTTTTAAGCTCACTTTTGAGGATTATTCTACCACCCAAACCAAATTTTTGATTGGGGCGGATGGTTTGAAATCGAAGGTCAGAAACCAACTTTTTGAGCCAAGTACTTTGCGAAATGCCAATCAAAAATGTTGGCGTGGTATCTGCGAAATAGATTTGCCCGAAAAATATCATCACGAATTAAATGAGGCTTGGGGCAAAGGAAAACGTTTTGGTTTTGTGAAAATTAGTGATAAAAAAGTGTATTGGTATGCGTTGGAAAATGCCAAAAATACAGAATTAGTACAGATAAATTTATCCGAAAATTTTAAAGAATTTCATGCAGATATTCTAAAAATAATAGCGGCAACTCCCAAAGAAAAAATCATTGCCAGCGATATTATAGACCTAAGTCCTATTGACCAATGGCAGCGCGAAAATGTATGTCTGATTGGTGATGCGGCGCACGCTACTACCCCAAATTTGGGGCAGGGAGCTTGTCAAGCTGTCGAAGATGCGTATGTGTTGGGCAAATTATTGGACAGCGGAATTGCTCTTGAAAATGCCTTTAAAGAATATGAAAATATGCGAAGAAAAAAGGCACATGCCATCGTCAAGACGAGTTGGGCAATCGGGAAAATGGCGCATTGGGAAAATGATTTTGGGATTTGGTTTAGAAATTTTGCGATGAAAAACACGCCTAAATTCCTGAACAAAAAACAGTTGGATATGATTTTTAAAATAGATTAA
- a CDS encoding aminotransferase class I/II-fold pyridoxal phosphate-dependent enzyme, translated as MSAILTRLENALCEREQTHSLRRLQLTQGIDFFSNDYLGLATNGALVEPFLQQQYANPLFVGQKHGATGSRLLSGNSAYVLQAEQYLANLFGTENALLFNSGYAANTAVLSAIPQKGDVILYDERSHASLKEGARLSFASRFSFKHNDLQDLEAKLLRHSGKGGEVFVVVETVYSMDGDIAPLPDMVKLCQAHQAHLIVDEAHSTGIWGREGAGLLRDLGLEKEVFAAVYTFGKAIGGHGACVAGADVLVQYLVNFARPFIYTTAMPLQSVAYVLAAFEYLKATPQASGQLFERIHFFREYINTLDIAAHFTESNSPIQMLKVQGGNEAARTLASNLQGKGYNLRAVLSPTVPEGHERIRICLHNFNGLSEIKTLLEEINRAV; from the coding sequence ATGAGTGCAATTCTTACTCGTTTAGAAAATGCCTTGTGCGAACGCGAGCAAACGCATAGCCTGCGCCGCCTGCAACTCACACAGGGCATTGATTTTTTTTCTAATGATTACTTGGGCTTGGCCACCAATGGCGCATTGGTCGAGCCTTTTTTGCAACAACAATATGCTAATCCATTGTTTGTGGGCCAAAAACACGGGGCTACGGGTTCGCGTTTGTTGTCGGGTAACAGTGCGTATGTATTGCAGGCCGAGCAATATTTGGCCAATCTTTTTGGGACAGAAAATGCACTGTTGTTCAATAGCGGTTATGCGGCGAACACGGCGGTTTTGTCGGCCATTCCCCAAAAAGGTGATGTGATTTTGTACGACGAACGCAGCCACGCCAGCCTCAAAGAAGGCGCAAGGTTGAGCTTTGCCAGTCGGTTTTCTTTCAAACACAATGATTTGCAGGATTTGGAAGCCAAACTGCTGCGACACAGCGGCAAAGGGGGCGAAGTTTTCGTGGTGGTGGAAACCGTGTATTCGATGGACGGGGATATTGCACCGCTGCCCGACATGGTGAAACTGTGCCAAGCACATCAAGCGCATCTGATTGTAGATGAGGCACACAGTACGGGCATTTGGGGTAGGGAAGGCGCAGGACTTTTGCGGGATTTGGGCTTAGAAAAAGAAGTATTTGCGGCTGTTTATACGTTTGGGAAGGCTATTGGCGGACATGGTGCGTGTGTGGCAGGCGCGGACGTGCTGGTACAATACTTAGTTAATTTTGCGAGGCCATTTATCTACACTACGGCCATGCCTTTGCAAAGTGTAGCGTATGTTTTGGCGGCTTTTGAGTACCTGAAAGCCACGCCGCAAGCCAGTGGGCAGCTTTTTGAACGGATACATTTTTTTAGAGAATACATAAATACGCTAGATATAGCGGCGCATTTTACAGAAAGTAATAGCCCCATTCAAATGCTGAAGGTGCAGGGCGGCAACGAAGCCGCGCGAACCTTGGCCAGCAACTTACAGGGGAAAGGGTATAACCTGCGGGCGGTACTTTCGCCGACAGTTCCCGAAGGACACGAACGCATTCGTATTTGTTTGCACAATTTCAATGGATTATCGGAAATTAAGACGCTTTTGGAAGAGATAAACAGGGCTGTATAG
- a CDS encoding alpha/beta fold hydrolase, producing MIAKQVTIREKQVEINYIQQGQGDTTLLFLHGWCIDGTYWNNQVDFFSRDYNVLAIDLPGFGQSIAKRTNWTIEEYANDVIAFIDAMNLKKVIIIAHSMAGEIMLELALINNPIIVGIVGIDNFKMIDVIFTPEQMKQMTDFFPMLENNFKNSAPVYADLMLFHPTTSTEIRDSVKSDFASSNPVIGYETFMNQMQYAYADAQRLEQLNYKLYLINSDGFPTNETGLKSHCKNSFHVEFIAATGHYPMIEKPTEFNLILEKVLAEIKYNSLCS from the coding sequence ATGATAGCTAAACAAGTTACAATCAGAGAAAAACAAGTTGAAATTAATTATATTCAACAAGGGCAAGGCGATACAACACTTTTGTTTTTACACGGTTGGTGTATTGATGGGACATATTGGAATAATCAAGTAGATTTTTTTTCTAGGGATTACAATGTTTTAGCAATTGATTTACCTGGTTTTGGCCAATCAATTGCTAAAAGGACTAACTGGACTATTGAAGAATATGCAAATGATGTAATTGCTTTTATAGATGCGATGAACCTTAAAAAAGTGATCATTATCGCACATTCTATGGCGGGAGAAATTATGTTGGAATTAGCGTTAATCAATAATCCAATAATAGTTGGTATTGTAGGTATTGACAATTTTAAAATGATTGACGTTATATTTACGCCAGAGCAAATGAAACAAATGACCGACTTTTTTCCTATGCTTGAAAACAATTTTAAAAATTCAGCACCTGTATATGCAGATTTGATGCTTTTTCATCCAACAACATCAACAGAAATACGGGATAGCGTAAAATCTGATTTTGCAAGTAGTAATCCTGTTATTGGCTATGAGACATTTATGAATCAAATGCAATATGCTTATGCCGATGCACAAAGGCTTGAACAGCTCAACTATAAGTTATACTTAATCAATAGTGATGGTTTTCCTACAAATGAAACAGGGCTGAAAAGCCATTGTAAAAATAGTTTTCATGTTGAATTTATCGCTGCAACTGGGCATTATCCAATGATAGAGAAACCTACTGAATTTAATTTAATACTAGAAAAAGTATTGGCAGAAATAAAATACAACTCCCTTTGCTCTTAA